One genomic region from Mesorhizobium terrae encodes:
- a CDS encoding GNAT family N-acetyltransferase: MSAVSLSSQTGAVAMRDDIATVATTLEQVEALRPAWNTLPVVDIDSDIDYFMTVVKHAKQVVRPHVVHIRRDDGSSLIAVARLENLPVAFRFGYRTLGRVTLRAIVVTFDGILGARTREDEALVMRHLTDAFKSGKADLLLMRNVDIESTLYQEATAATGTARRAHGQPAAPRWVACMAGSLEQFLESRSVKTRETLRRHDRRLTDKFGDRLRLHRWRSLEDLPRICSDMETVAAKSYQRGLGVGYLGDPMQRGLIELGLERGWHRTWMLSIDEQPVAFWTGLAYAGTFFAGTPGFDPEYGKYSVGRLTMLRMIEDLCADPDIKCLDFGHGDAEYKSAYAQRIRMESDVMLAARRPWPMLVVLAVSALAMINKQARRFAENTELGRRLKAGWRHGKAQGG, from the coding sequence ATGAGCGCTGTGTCGCTATCCAGCCAGACCGGGGCCGTCGCCATGCGTGACGACATCGCAACGGTGGCAACAACCCTGGAACAGGTCGAAGCCTTGCGTCCTGCCTGGAACACCTTGCCCGTAGTCGATATCGATTCCGACATCGACTACTTCATGACCGTGGTAAAGCATGCCAAGCAGGTCGTCAGGCCCCATGTCGTGCATATCCGGCGCGATGACGGGTCCAGCCTGATCGCCGTGGCGCGGCTCGAAAACCTGCCGGTGGCGTTCCGCTTCGGCTATCGCACGCTTGGCCGCGTAACGTTGCGGGCGATTGTTGTAACATTCGACGGCATTCTGGGTGCGCGAACGCGAGAGGACGAAGCGCTCGTCATGCGGCATCTGACAGACGCCTTCAAGAGCGGGAAGGCGGACCTGCTGCTGATGCGCAATGTCGATATCGAAAGCACGCTCTATCAGGAAGCCACTGCAGCGACCGGAACGGCGCGCCGCGCCCATGGGCAGCCGGCGGCGCCACGATGGGTGGCCTGCATGGCGGGTTCGCTGGAACAATTCCTGGAAAGCCGTTCGGTGAAGACCCGCGAAACGCTGCGCCGGCACGATCGGCGGCTGACCGACAAATTTGGCGACCGTCTACGATTGCACAGATGGAGGAGCCTGGAAGACCTGCCTCGCATCTGCAGCGACATGGAAACGGTGGCCGCCAAGAGTTATCAACGCGGGCTCGGTGTCGGCTATCTGGGCGACCCGATGCAAAGGGGGCTCATCGAACTCGGCCTGGAGCGAGGATGGCACCGGACCTGGATGCTCTCCATCGACGAACAGCCCGTCGCGTTCTGGACCGGTCTGGCTTATGCAGGAACCTTCTTTGCCGGCACACCCGGCTTCGATCCGGAATATGGCAAATACTCGGTGGGTCGCCTGACCATGTTGCGCATGATCGAGGACCTTTGCGCGGACCCGGACATCAAGTGTCTGGATTTCGGCCACGGCGATGCCGAATACAAATCCGCCTATGCGCAACGCATCCGCATGGAGAGCGACGTGATGCTGGCTGCCCGCCGCCCCTGGCCGATGCTCGTGGTGCTGGCGGTGTCCGCTCTTGCGATGATCAACAAACAGGCCCGGCGCTTCGCCGAAAACACCGAACTGGGGCGACGCCTCAAGGCGGGTTGGCGGCATGGCAAGGCACAAGGCGGCTGA
- a CDS encoding glycosyltransferase has translation MDSADAMIAGAWPPLAVIIVTYNSADVLPGLLASLPAGCEGAGSVEIIVADNDSADASVDIALTHPTRPRVIRMGRNAGYAAAINAAAASVGPQADLLVLNPDIRLQPGAVRALRLKLCDLSVGVAVPQVLTESGAVSRSLRREPSVRTGWSDALLGTGLAARLRAGEIVDDPGLYAKGGSAEWATGAILAVSARARRMVGDWDESFFLYSEEVDYMKRVRRSGLAVTYVPEARAVHIGGEYQNNPYLSAMMTANRIRYFRRHHGLLSTALFRLSIIVGEMMRAPLGPGHRAALRAAVTPLRQP, from the coding sequence ATGGATTCTGCCGATGCGATGATTGCCGGGGCGTGGCCTCCGCTCGCCGTCATCATCGTCACCTACAACAGCGCCGATGTTCTGCCTGGCCTGCTGGCCTCGTTGCCGGCTGGGTGCGAAGGCGCCGGAAGCGTCGAGATCATCGTGGCCGACAATGATTCCGCCGACGCCTCCGTCGACATAGCGCTGACCCATCCGACGCGCCCGCGCGTCATTCGCATGGGCCGCAATGCCGGTTATGCGGCGGCCATAAACGCAGCGGCGGCATCGGTAGGGCCGCAGGCGGATTTGCTGGTCCTCAATCCCGATATCCGCCTTCAACCCGGCGCCGTACGCGCCCTGCGCCTCAAACTCTGCGACCTATCGGTCGGTGTCGCGGTGCCGCAGGTGCTGACCGAATCCGGCGCGGTGTCGCGTTCATTGCGCCGCGAACCGTCGGTCAGGACCGGATGGTCCGATGCTCTCCTCGGCACGGGGCTGGCGGCACGACTGAGAGCGGGTGAAATCGTCGACGATCCCGGTCTCTATGCCAAGGGCGGAAGTGCGGAATGGGCGACAGGCGCCATTCTGGCGGTTTCCGCCCGGGCTAGGCGCATGGTCGGCGACTGGGACGAGAGCTTCTTCCTCTACAGTGAGGAGGTCGACTACATGAAACGCGTGCGGCGGTCAGGGCTTGCCGTGACCTATGTTCCCGAGGCGCGCGCCGTGCACATCGGCGGGGAATATCAGAATAACCCCTATCTTTCGGCGATGATGACAGCCAACAGGATCCGTTATTTCCGCCGGCATCACGGTCTGCTGTCGACGGCTTTGTTCCGGCTAAGCATCATTGTCGGCGAAATGATGCGGGCCCCGCTCGGCCCCGGGCATCGAGCGGCTTTGCGAGCAGCGGTTACGCCGCTGCGTCAGCCCTGA
- a CDS encoding O-antigen ligase family protein: MASRPLSWPIFLFLISLLVPWIINIGPMRLSVYRLVLLAWLFPCLVMWLSGKAGRIRLADISLLLYCLWCFLAISMVHGFGYAVQPSGMIFIETMGTYLLARCFIRDADDFHAMVSLFFKLVAFLLPFAVIEAWTGRNWLLSAFSSISRTFPDDYLQPRWGLRRVQSLFEHPILYGVVCASILAPTHLVLGYGKTLARRWSATIVVAAATLLSLSSGPLTALTCQALLLFWYWLFGSITSRWKILCGLLFLMAASIEVLSNRAVPVVFMSYFSFDESSAYMRVLIWRYGTASILNHPLFGIGFNPWNRPDWMTTSIDMYWIVDAVRHGIPAGFFVMFTFFSTYLPVAYRSGLDERTQVYRTAYLMALTGFFLVGWTVYFWNATYVVFIFALGSGAWILDTPQLSKPARAARPGATRAIGAMLPERPN; the protein is encoded by the coding sequence GTGGCATCCAGGCCCCTGTCTTGGCCGATATTCCTCTTCCTGATCTCACTGCTTGTCCCATGGATCATCAATATCGGTCCGATGCGTCTGTCGGTTTATCGCCTGGTGCTGCTGGCGTGGTTGTTCCCGTGCCTGGTAATGTGGCTGAGCGGAAAGGCAGGCCGGATACGCCTCGCCGACATCTCGTTGCTGCTCTACTGCCTGTGGTGCTTTCTCGCCATCTCGATGGTGCACGGTTTCGGCTACGCCGTGCAGCCGTCGGGCATGATCTTCATCGAGACGATGGGCACCTATCTGCTCGCCCGCTGCTTCATCCGCGACGCTGACGACTTCCATGCCATGGTGTCGCTGTTCTTCAAGCTGGTCGCCTTCCTGCTGCCCTTCGCCGTGATCGAGGCCTGGACAGGCCGCAATTGGCTGTTGAGCGCTTTTTCGTCGATCAGCCGGACTTTCCCCGACGACTACCTCCAACCGCGCTGGGGGCTTCGCCGTGTCCAGAGCCTGTTCGAACATCCGATCCTGTATGGTGTCGTCTGCGCCAGCATTCTGGCGCCAACGCATCTGGTTCTTGGCTATGGCAAGACATTGGCGCGCCGCTGGAGTGCGACGATCGTCGTAGCTGCCGCAACGCTTTTGTCGCTGTCGTCCGGCCCGCTGACCGCGCTGACTTGCCAGGCGCTGCTGCTCTTCTGGTACTGGCTGTTTGGAAGCATAACGAGCCGCTGGAAGATTCTGTGCGGCCTGCTTTTCCTCATGGCTGCTTCCATCGAGGTCTTGTCCAACCGCGCGGTTCCCGTCGTCTTCATGTCGTATTTCTCATTCGACGAAAGCTCGGCCTATATGCGCGTGCTGATCTGGCGCTACGGCACAGCCTCAATCCTCAACCACCCGCTGTTCGGCATCGGGTTCAATCCGTGGAACCGGCCAGACTGGATGACCACGAGCATCGACATGTACTGGATCGTCGACGCCGTGAGGCACGGCATACCGGCCGGCTTCTTCGTGATGTTCACCTTCTTTTCGACCTACCTGCCGGTCGCCTACAGATCCGGGCTGGACGAAAGAACGCAGGTTTATCGTACGGCCTATCTGATGGCGCTGACCGGTTTTTTCCTGGTTGGGTGGACGGTCTATTTCTGGAACGCGACCTACGTCGTTTTCATCTTCGCGCTGGGTAGCGGGGCCTGGATTCTCGACACGCCGCAGCTGAGCAAGCCTGCGCGCGCGGCAAGGCCGGGTGCCACGCGTGCGATCGGCGCGATGCTGCCAGAGCGTCCAAACTGA
- a CDS encoding glycosyltransferase: MSVEGMARSLYRNMATFGDRYRRERLRIPIGEGRSSQPAVYFLTPDHPEPSGGIRVIYRHVDILNAAGIDAFVLHWRPGFRCSWFDNATKVTDCVHAKIRQGDLLVVAEIDVDLLSNLPKPLAYVIFNQNSHLTWRHAPERIACCYRPGSGLIRTVTVSRHNQRMLEMAFGEGLVERIHLSIDGALFHPGGRPRTRSIAYMPRRGHESARQVIEILRARGSLRDWELLPLDGLSHAEVAAYLRTTRIFLAFTQHEGFGLPAAEAMACGNYVVGNHGFGGSEFFRPEFSATVESGDVVGFVEAVEAAIASERADPDWCRDRGLVASHFIRSEYSVEREREEVVRLYTGILQRLQPASDDKPARNSGTSASAGRTGIEQG, translated from the coding sequence ATGTCGGTCGAGGGCATGGCGCGGTCGCTCTATCGGAACATGGCCACCTTCGGAGACCGCTATCGCCGGGAGAGGTTGAGGATCCCGATCGGCGAGGGGCGCAGCAGCCAACCCGCTGTCTATTTCCTGACACCGGATCATCCCGAGCCTTCGGGTGGCATCCGCGTCATCTACCGTCACGTCGATATCCTCAATGCCGCGGGCATAGACGCCTTTGTCCTTCATTGGCGCCCCGGCTTCCGCTGCAGCTGGTTCGACAACGCCACCAAGGTAACGGACTGCGTTCACGCCAAGATAAGACAAGGCGATCTGCTCGTCGTTGCCGAAATCGATGTCGACCTGCTCTCAAACCTGCCCAAACCGCTCGCCTATGTCATCTTCAACCAGAACAGCCATTTGACTTGGCGGCACGCGCCGGAGCGGATCGCGTGCTGTTATCGGCCCGGCTCCGGCCTGATCCGTACCGTCACGGTTTCCCGTCACAACCAGCGCATGCTGGAAATGGCGTTCGGCGAGGGGTTGGTCGAACGCATCCATCTTTCCATCGACGGCGCGTTGTTTCATCCTGGCGGACGCCCTCGCACGCGTAGCATCGCCTATATGCCGCGTCGCGGCCACGAGAGCGCCCGGCAGGTGATCGAGATATTGCGCGCGCGGGGCAGCCTCCGCGACTGGGAATTGCTGCCGCTCGACGGCCTGTCCCATGCCGAAGTGGCCGCTTATCTGCGCACGACGCGCATCTTCCTCGCATTCACCCAGCACGAGGGGTTCGGCTTGCCCGCGGCGGAGGCGATGGCTTGCGGCAATTATGTCGTCGGCAACCATGGTTTTGGCGGCAGCGAATTCTTCCGGCCGGAGTTCAGCGCCACGGTGGAAAGCGGCGATGTGGTCGGGTTCGTCGAGGCGGTGGAAGCGGCCATCGCTAGTGAGCGCGCCGACCCCGACTGGTGCCGCGACCGGGGCCTTGTGGCGTCGCACTTCATCCGCAGCGAATATTCCGTCGAACGGGAACGCGAAGAAGTGGTCAGGCTTTATACGGGAATATTGCAACGTCTTCAGCCCGCGAGCGACGACAAGCCGGCTAGAAATAGCGGGACTTCAGCTTCGGCTGGGAGAACTGGCATCGAACAAGGCTGA
- a CDS encoding glycosyltransferase family 4 protein, whose protein sequence is MLKLLLVAPTCNGEDVGEAWVAHQWARRLGERHDVTLLTYHKRGARPAAEQLSGLRVVEWVEPPLLGRAERLNSMLKPAYVPFYIHARRWIRQELANGQHFDIAHQPVPVAMRYPSPLAGLGIPFVIGPVGGGLSTPAGFSADDGRQQWFVALRGLDRYRRMWDPMLRQTYRSADCVLGIASYVEAQLAEIPLRRFEVMSETGLDEIPAPIDRRGRSEPLRLLHVGRLVRTKGARDILRAMALTADLPVRLDIVGEGPDRAACEALAAANGLTDRVTFHGWRSKAEVADFYRAADIFVFPSYREPGGNVALEAMGYSLPLIVVDRGGPGSATSDACAIKLPVSTPEVLAGDIAAAIRKLATDPALRLKMGAAAHTHVEKTALWSAKLDRMDSIYAELLGAKVGPTLRADAAA, encoded by the coding sequence ATGCTCAAACTGCTCCTGGTCGCGCCGACCTGCAACGGCGAGGATGTCGGCGAAGCCTGGGTGGCGCATCAATGGGCGCGCCGTCTCGGCGAGCGCCACGACGTCACCTTGCTCACCTATCACAAGCGGGGCGCCAGACCGGCAGCAGAACAACTTTCGGGCCTGCGCGTCGTCGAGTGGGTAGAGCCGCCGCTGCTCGGCCGGGCCGAGCGGCTGAACAGCATGCTCAAACCCGCCTATGTTCCGTTCTATATCCACGCCCGGCGCTGGATCCGGCAGGAACTGGCCAACGGACAGCACTTCGACATCGCGCACCAGCCGGTGCCGGTCGCCATGCGCTACCCTTCGCCGCTGGCCGGCCTCGGCATTCCCTTCGTCATCGGACCGGTCGGTGGTGGTCTCTCGACGCCAGCGGGATTTTCCGCGGACGACGGGCGTCAACAATGGTTTGTCGCGCTGCGCGGCCTCGACCGCTACAGGCGCATGTGGGACCCGATGCTGCGCCAGACCTATCGCAGCGCCGACTGCGTACTCGGCATCGCCAGCTATGTCGAAGCCCAGCTCGCCGAAATCCCACTGCGCCGTTTCGAAGTGATGAGCGAGACGGGGCTCGACGAAATTCCGGCGCCGATCGACCGTCGCGGCAGGTCGGAGCCGCTGCGCCTGCTTCATGTCGGGCGTCTCGTCAGGACGAAGGGTGCGCGCGACATCCTTCGCGCCATGGCGCTCACCGCCGATCTTCCGGTCAGGCTCGACATCGTCGGCGAAGGCCCTGACCGCGCCGCCTGCGAAGCATTGGCCGCCGCCAACGGGCTTACCGACCGGGTGACCTTCCATGGTTGGCGATCCAAGGCGGAAGTCGCCGATTTCTACCGGGCAGCCGACATCTTCGTGTTTCCAAGTTATCGCGAGCCCGGTGGAAACGTGGCGCTGGAGGCGATGGGCTATTCGCTGCCGCTGATCGTCGTCGACCGCGGCGGCCCCGGCAGCGCCACATCCGATGCCTGCGCCATCAAACTCCCGGTCAGCACGCCGGAGGTGCTGGCCGGGGATATCGCCGCGGCTATCCGCAAGCTCGCCACCGATCCGGCCTTGCGCCTCAAGATGGGTGCGGCCGCCCATACGCATGTCGAGAAGACCGCGCTGTGGTCGGCGAAGCTCGATCGCATGGATTCCATCTATGCCGAATTGCTGGGCGCCAAGGTCGGGCCGACGCTCAGGGCTGACGCAGCGGCGTAA